One Vidua chalybeata isolate OUT-0048 chromosome W unlocalized genomic scaffold, bVidCha1 merged haplotype SUPER_W_unloc_15, whole genome shotgun sequence DNA window includes the following coding sequences:
- the LOC128782871 gene encoding uncharacterized protein LOC128782871 has protein sequence MAPHLPGMGFATLPVTLSTVPAAAAALPLAPPTAPPRVSPPPLPPQLRPPTPGPPAGQPPPPTPGLPAPREAAEAAPPALLGLVACHAVGETAPPALLAVGGQPPEADSSAATSLCDLPPATADSPVLDNTSSLFVSEPASSPPLPPLFPECPELCPTEAEAEAAGGNTGLVRSSATAAGTVAGDGGGAAIQSIVSRGRANTLGAKSSPLY, from the coding sequence ATGGCGCCACACTTGCCGGGAATGGGGTTCGCCACTCTGCCCGTTACTCTGTCCACTGTTccagcggcggcagcggcctTGCCTCTCGCTCCACCCACCGCTCCGCCCAGAGTGagcccgccgccgctgccgccgcagCTGCGgccccccaccccgggaccGCCGGCGGGCCAACCGCCGCCACCAACCCCGGGACTGCCTGCGCCGAGAGAGGCCGCTGAAGCCGCGCCGCCCGCTCTGCTCGGGCTGGTGGCGTGCCACGCCGTGGGGGAAACTGCACCCCCCGCACTGCTCGCTGTGGGCGGGCAGCCACCTGAAGCCGACTCATCAGCAGCAACTTCGCTCTGTGATCTGCCGCCGGCAACGGCAGACAGCCCTGTGCTCGACAACACATCCAGCCTGTTTGTTTCAGAACCTGCATCCAGCCCACCACTCCCTCCGCTTTTCCCAGAGTGCCCcgagctctgtcccactgaggcagaggcagaggcagcaggagggaacACCGGCTTGGTCCGCAGCAGCGCCACTGCTGCTGGTACAgtggctggggatgggggtggggcCGCGATTCAGTCCATTGTATCCCGCGGCAGGGCAAACACACTGGGAGCGAAGAGCAGCCCCTTGTACTGA